A DNA window from Bos javanicus breed banteng chromosome 10, ARS-OSU_banteng_1.0, whole genome shotgun sequence contains the following coding sequences:
- the LOC133255948 gene encoding brain ribonuclease — translation MALKSLVLLSLLVLVLLLVQVQPSLGKESAAAKFRRQHMDSGSSSSSNPNYCNQMMKRRRMTHGRCKPVNTFVHESLDDVKAVCSQKNITCKNGHPNCYQSKSTMSITDCRETGSSKYPNCAYKTSQKQKYITVACEGNPYVPVHFDGAVLLPATPVPSLPPPHRLL, via the coding sequence ATGGCTCTGAAGTCCCTGGTCCTGTTGTCACTGCTggtcctggtgctgctgctggtgcAGGTCCAGCCTTCCCTGGGCAAGGAATCTGCGGCCGCCAAATTCCGGAGGCAGCACATGGACTCTGGCAGCTCCTCCAGCAGCAACCCCAACTACTGCAATCAGATGATGAAGCGCCGGAGGATGACACATGGACGATGCAAGCCAGTGAACACCTTTGTGCACGAGTCCCTGGATGATGTCAAGGCCGTGTGCTCCCAGAAAAACATCACCTGCAAGAACGGGCATCCCAACTGCTACCAGAGCAAATCTACCATGAGCATCACAGACTGCCGCGAGACAGGCAGCTCTAAGTACCCCAACTGTGCCTACAAGACTAGCCAGAAGCAGAAATACATCACTGTGGCTTGTGAGGGAAACCCATACGTGCCAGTCCACTTTGATGGGGCGGTGCTCTTACCTGCCACACCCGTACCCTCACTGCCACCTCCACACAGGCTTCTCTGA